One genomic segment of Francisella persica ATCC VR-331 includes these proteins:
- a CDS encoding polyprenyl synthetase family protein: protein MSSEKIIKDFEIFAENVFTQFGCISKTLLSAMHYSFFSGGKRIRAQFVYVIGEALAIDKANCDKIAFAVESIHTYSLIHDDLPAMDNDRLRRGKPTCHIKFNEATAILAGDALQSLAFEILQEINCPDIDKLRKMNKFFAQCCGASGMVGGQQLDIEGENKKLMLNELEILHTNKTAKMFRACIVLPYILSQNQNNKKEDLLIRLSDLIGLCFQIKDDILDVTKTTTELGKTSAKDIDANKSTYVSLMGLEGANKYLVNKKNEINQIINKLKNNNISSIKLEKLIDLVINRNC from the coding sequence ATGAGTAGTGAAAAGATAATAAAAGATTTCGAAATTTTTGCTGAAAATGTATTTACTCAGTTTGGATGCATATCCAAAACATTACTAAGTGCGATGCATTATAGTTTTTTTAGTGGTGGTAAAAGAATAAGAGCACAGTTTGTTTATGTAATTGGTGAGGCGTTAGCTATTGATAAAGCAAACTGTGATAAAATTGCTTTTGCAGTAGAATCTATCCATACATACTCGCTAATACATGATGATCTTCCTGCTATGGATAATGATAGACTGCGTAGGGGCAAACCGACTTGTCATATCAAATTTAACGAGGCTACTGCAATATTAGCAGGTGATGCCTTACAATCTTTAGCTTTTGAAATATTACAAGAGATCAACTGTCCAGATATAGATAAATTAAGAAAAATGAATAAATTCTTTGCTCAATGCTGTGGTGCTAGTGGCATGGTTGGCGGTCAACAGCTAGATATTGAGGGTGAGAATAAAAAACTTATGCTTAATGAATTAGAGATATTACATACTAACAAAACTGCAAAAATGTTTAGAGCATGCATAGTTTTACCTTATATTCTATCACAAAATCAAAATAACAAAAAAGAAGATTTATTAATAAGGTTATCAGACTTAATAGGTTTATGCTTTCAGATCAAAGATGATATTTTAGACGTCACGAAGACAACTACTGAGCTAGGAAAAACTAGTGCTAAGGATATAGATGCTAATAAATCAACATATGTGTCATTAATGGGATTGGAAGGCGCAAATAAATATTTAGTAAATAAAAAAAATGAAATCAATCAAATTATCAATAAGCTCAAAAATAACAACATTAGCTCAATCAAACTTGAAAAACTTATTGATTTAGTTATTAATAGAAACTGTTAG
- the lpxA gene encoding acyl-ACP--UDP-N-acetylglucosamine O-acyltransferase, with protein MIHSLAVVHESAKIADTAIIGPFCVIGKNVVIGENTELKSHVTIGGNAVIGKNNQIFQYASIGDDPIDYTYKKGDFSQVVIGDNNIIRECATIHGGTAKETGITSVGNNNIIMCYVHIGHDCKIGSYINLVNGVGLAGHVHIDDYAILSSNVGIHQFCRVGKHAFIAHAALIGKDVPPYLMVTAVNAGSTPCGINTEGLKRRGFTPEEMKKIKEVYKVLYRKGLMMKEAFEIIKDMAKEDKVLEPFVDVISTSRRGILR; from the coding sequence GTGATACATAGTTTGGCAGTAGTACATGAGAGTGCCAAAATAGCCGATACTGCTATAATAGGGCCATTCTGTGTTATTGGAAAAAATGTTGTTATTGGTGAGAATACTGAGTTAAAAAGCCATGTAACAATTGGTGGTAATGCTGTTATAGGTAAAAATAATCAGATTTTTCAGTATGCTTCAATCGGTGATGATCCAATTGATTATACATATAAAAAAGGCGATTTTTCTCAGGTTGTGATTGGTGATAATAATATTATCAGAGAATGTGCAACCATTCATGGTGGAACCGCAAAAGAAACTGGAATTACGTCAGTTGGTAATAACAACATTATTATGTGCTATGTGCATATTGGTCATGATTGTAAAATAGGTAGTTATATAAATTTGGTTAACGGTGTTGGTTTAGCTGGACATGTGCATATTGATGATTATGCAATCTTAAGTTCTAATGTTGGTATTCATCAATTTTGTAGAGTCGGTAAACATGCTTTTATTGCTCATGCAGCACTAATTGGTAAGGATGTACCTCCATATCTAATGGTTACTGCTGTGAATGCTGGCTCAACTCCTTGTGGTATAAATACTGAAGGCTTAAAGCGTCGTGGCTTTACACCTGAAGAAATGAAAAAAATCAAAGAAGTTTACAAGGTGTTATATCGCAAAGGTTTAATGATGAAAGAAGCTTTTGAGATAATCAAAGATATGGCTAAAGAAGACAAAGTTTTAGAGCCTTTTGTTGATGTGATTAGTACTTCGCGAAGAGGTATACTAAGATAG
- the lpxB gene encoding lipid-A-disaccharide synthase, giving the protein MRIGIVAGELSGDQLGGTLVKVLKLRYPDATIEGIGGPKMAAAGFKSLYPMDALSLIGLLEIISKGLRILSIRSKIINYFKQNKPDIFIGIDAPDFNLTVEKELRAAGIKTIHYVSPKIWVWREYRIKKIRKATDKILAILPFEVEYYKKKHDFEVIYVGHPLAKNIPIHIDRAKYREKLGLENNSLPILSVLPGSRTTEVTRLLPLFLTALQKLVDAGYKFKAIMPLAKSSLKTLFVKYKEQIDDLGIEVFEASSHEVLKASDLSLLASGTATFEAMLCKLPMVVGYKLSWLSAFIGKMFISNHSYWAFPNILHKSEIVKELIQEDCTVNNLFSELKRLFDDKKRNDYIVKEFEKIHTEMVIDTESKIIEVLDTMIEKN; this is encoded by the coding sequence GTGAGAATAGGTATTGTAGCCGGAGAGCTCTCAGGTGATCAATTGGGTGGCACACTAGTTAAGGTTTTAAAGCTAAGATATCCTGATGCAACAATTGAGGGTATCGGTGGCCCTAAAATGGCAGCAGCTGGTTTTAAAAGCCTCTACCCAATGGATGCACTATCATTAATTGGTTTATTAGAAATTATTTCAAAGGGTCTGCGCATATTAAGTATTCGTAGCAAAATTATCAATTATTTTAAGCAAAATAAACCTGATATATTTATAGGTATAGATGCCCCTGATTTTAATCTTACGGTTGAAAAAGAATTAAGAGCTGCTGGTATTAAGACTATACATTATGTAAGTCCTAAAATATGGGTTTGGCGCGAATATCGTATCAAAAAAATACGCAAAGCAACTGACAAGATATTAGCGATTTTGCCTTTTGAAGTTGAATACTATAAAAAAAAGCATGATTTTGAAGTTATATATGTTGGCCACCCATTAGCTAAGAATATTCCAATACATATTGACAGGGCTAAGTATAGAGAAAAACTTGGTTTAGAAAATAATTCTTTGCCAATATTATCAGTTTTACCAGGAAGTCGTACTACAGAAGTTACAAGGCTGTTACCATTATTTTTGACAGCATTACAGAAATTAGTAGATGCTGGGTATAAATTTAAGGCTATTATGCCTTTAGCTAAGTCATCATTAAAAACACTATTTGTTAAATATAAGGAGCAAATTGATGATCTAGGGATTGAAGTTTTTGAAGCAAGTTCGCATGAGGTTTTAAAAGCGTCTGATTTGAGTTTATTAGCATCAGGAACAGCAACATTTGAGGCTATGCTATGTAAACTACCTATGGTTGTAGGTTATAAATTATCATGGCTTTCAGCTTTTATTGGTAAAATGTTTATTAGTAACCATAGTTATTGGGCTTTTCCTAATATCTTGCACAAAAGCGAAATTGTGAAAGAATTAATACAAGAAGACTGTACGGTAAATAATTTATTTAGTGAATTAAAAAGATTGTTTGATGATAAAAAGCGCAACGATTATATAGTAAAAGAATTTGAAAAAATTCATACAGAAATGGTTATAGATACTGAGAGTAAGATCATCGAAGTATTAGATACTATGATAGAAAAAAATTAA
- the bamA gene encoding outer membrane protein assembly factor BamA yields MFFLRKKFVLASLLMCIAFNGWADNDSFILNNVCINGLEGLQSDVVKSRIGYKKGSYITPEDTNQIINNLYGTGFFNSVDLYRKGSNLFINVKERPIIAGFSFSGNKKLSKGNLEKVFTDEGIYVGNVYNPNTMFLIKQSLLNQYSMMGLYGAKIQENIRKLPNNRIDININFQEGKPATVDSINFVGNKNFDDADLYTSVAFQVPSIWNLWGFLSSFDSYSPDGMSQSVQGITNYYLDRGYLDFNVTSKQASMSKDHEHSYITFDVVEGQIYRVGNVSLTGKFILPKSELQSLVKIKKGEVFSKSKLVDTVEGIKTLLGSKGYAFATVNPIPTVDKNNRIVSFKIVVDAGKKVYVNRVNFFGNNVTNDYVFRRQLQYYEQSQYNKEAIDKSQRRLDQLPYVGSADMELVPVVGSDDLVDVNYNIKERNANSIRGSLGFSDLYGFMIGGRLNMPNVFGTGNTFNVNAQLSIPFQQLDVSYIDPFFTTTGISQSISAYVNRSNFAKTNAVVAYQLNTIGARLMYGLPISTFSNVSAGITFANNTVKQSTGYQSSIVQWFIKQQGGRNNFNEPALTAGWSYDNSNKYIFATDGGSLNLNGSVNIPVISNINAYKVEVGGTYNIAVPNTDMSALTIRAGVQYGGGFGKTKELPFYENFYGGGWGSVRGFLQGSLGPRDINLIDGSTGKSIGGNLNIYNNYDLLFPIPFIKDSSKMRIGAFFDIGNTYTTYNLNGVVAAQPKQETVPSFSNLKYSIGVEFRWASPMGPLAVSFAQPFNVQKGDITQVFQFSLGQNF; encoded by the coding sequence GTGTTTTTTTTGAGAAAGAAGTTTGTATTAGCCTCTCTTCTTATGTGTATTGCATTTAATGGCTGGGCTGATAATGACAGCTTTATATTAAATAATGTATGTATTAATGGATTAGAGGGCTTACAGAGTGATGTAGTTAAGAGCCGTATTGGTTATAAGAAAGGAAGCTACATTACACCTGAAGATACAAATCAGATTATTAACAATCTTTATGGTACCGGATTTTTTAATAGTGTTGATTTATATCGTAAAGGAAGTAATCTTTTTATTAATGTCAAAGAAAGACCGATTATAGCAGGGTTTAGTTTTAGTGGTAATAAAAAACTTAGTAAAGGTAATCTTGAGAAAGTTTTTACTGATGAGGGTATATATGTAGGTAATGTTTATAATCCTAATACGATGTTTTTGATTAAGCAATCTTTGCTTAATCAGTACTCTATGATGGGTTTATATGGTGCAAAAATACAAGAAAACATCAGGAAACTACCAAATAATAGGATTGATATAAATATAAACTTTCAAGAGGGTAAACCTGCAACTGTTGATTCGATAAACTTTGTTGGTAATAAAAATTTTGATGATGCTGACTTATATACCAGTGTTGCATTTCAAGTGCCTTCGATATGGAATTTATGGGGTTTTTTGTCATCTTTTGATAGTTATTCACCAGATGGTATGAGTCAGTCTGTCCAGGGCATAACAAACTATTATTTAGATAGAGGTTATTTAGATTTTAATGTTACATCGAAACAAGCATCAATGTCCAAAGACCATGAGCATTCATACATTACTTTTGATGTTGTGGAAGGACAAATTTATAGAGTTGGTAATGTTTCTTTAACTGGTAAGTTTATTTTACCGAAATCAGAGTTACAATCTTTGGTAAAGATAAAAAAAGGTGAAGTGTTCTCAAAATCTAAACTAGTTGATACAGTTGAGGGTATAAAGACTCTGCTAGGTAGTAAAGGATATGCTTTTGCTACAGTTAATCCTATTCCTACGGTTGATAAGAATAATCGTATAGTTTCTTTTAAGATTGTTGTCGATGCTGGGAAGAAAGTTTATGTAAATAGAGTAAATTTCTTTGGCAATAATGTAACTAATGATTATGTATTTCGTCGCCAATTACAATATTATGAGCAAAGTCAATATAATAAGGAAGCAATAGATAAGTCTCAAAGAAGGTTAGACCAATTGCCATATGTTGGCTCAGCGGATATGGAGCTTGTTCCTGTTGTAGGATCTGATGATTTGGTTGATGTGAACTATAATATCAAAGAGAGGAATGCTAATTCAATAAGGGGAAGCTTAGGATTCTCGGATTTGTATGGTTTTATGATAGGCGGTAGGCTAAATATGCCTAACGTTTTTGGTACTGGCAATACTTTTAATGTTAATGCGCAGCTTTCGATCCCATTCCAACAATTAGATGTAAGTTATATTGATCCATTTTTTACTACTACAGGAATTAGCCAAAGTATTTCTGCATATGTAAATAGATCAAACTTTGCTAAGACAAATGCTGTTGTTGCGTATCAGTTAAATACGATTGGTGCAAGATTGATGTATGGTTTACCTATATCAACGTTTAGTAATGTTTCAGCAGGTATAACTTTTGCTAATAATACAGTTAAGCAATCAACTGGTTATCAGTCTTCAATTGTACAATGGTTTATCAAACAACAAGGTGGTAGAAACAACTTTAATGAGCCTGCATTGACAGCAGGTTGGAGTTACGATAACTCAAATAAATATATTTTTGCTACAGATGGAGGATCATTAAATTTAAATGGATCTGTTAACATTCCAGTTATTAGTAATATTAATGCATATAAGGTAGAAGTTGGAGGTACTTATAATATAGCCGTGCCAAATACTGATATGTCAGCGCTAACTATTAGAGCTGGAGTTCAATATGGTGGCGGTTTTGGTAAAACAAAAGAACTACCTTTCTACGAGAACTTCTATGGTGGTGGTTGGGGAAGCGTACGTGGTTTCCTACAAGGTTCACTTGGTCCACGTGATATTAACTTAATAGATGGTTCTACAGGTAAATCAATTGGTGGTAACCTTAATATTTATAATAACTATGATTTATTGTTTCCTATACCTTTTATTAAGGATAGTTCTAAGATGAGGATAGGAGCATTTTTCGATATAGGTAATACATATACAACTTATAATTTAAATGGGGTAGTAGCCGCTCAACCAAAGCAAGAAACTGTACCTTCATTTTCTAATTTGAAATACTCTATTGGTGTTGAGTTTAGATGGGCTTCGCCAATGGGACCATTAGCTGTGTCATTTGCTCAGCCATTTAATGTGCAAAAAGGTGATATAACTCAAGTATTCCAATTTTCATTAGGACAAAACTTCTAA
- a CDS encoding CDP-alcohol phosphatidyltransferase family protein produces the protein MQTLQKIYAWLVHLFTSLGAVFGILAIIFSIEAAKTIVLGQTNLHHYYIKLSMFSIIIAIFIDSIDGSLARLVDIKKLAPLDGSLLDNIIDFTTYSIVPCIWIYVSAIVSQQWLIPIIIMITISSSYQFCQLNAKTNDHFFVGFPSYWNVIVMYMLCFQSSQLINEITIIILSIFSFIPIKYIYLSRTEHISKSKFVKTFTFILTMLVAIVTFLAVLLYPLKTPTPLITIILMFSIFYIFFSLKLNFKPVKS, from the coding sequence ATGCAAACCCTACAAAAAATATATGCTTGGCTAGTGCACCTTTTTACATCATTAGGTGCTGTATTTGGTATCTTAGCTATTATATTTTCAATAGAAGCTGCCAAAACAATTGTATTAGGTCAAACAAATCTACATCACTACTATATTAAGCTTTCAATGTTTAGCATTATAATAGCGATATTTATTGACTCAATAGATGGTAGTCTAGCGAGATTGGTTGATATCAAAAAACTTGCTCCTCTAGATGGCTCACTTCTTGATAATATTATAGACTTTACGACATATTCAATTGTTCCTTGCATTTGGATATATGTGTCTGCAATAGTAAGCCAACAATGGCTAATTCCGATAATAATAATGATAACTATTTCTTCTTCTTATCAATTCTGTCAACTAAATGCAAAAACTAATGATCATTTTTTTGTCGGCTTTCCAAGTTACTGGAATGTTATAGTAATGTATATGCTGTGTTTTCAGTCAAGTCAATTGATTAATGAAATAACGATAATAATATTATCAATATTCTCTTTTATACCGATAAAATATATATACTTATCAAGAACTGAGCATATTAGTAAGAGTAAATTTGTCAAAACATTTACGTTTATTTTAACAATGTTAGTGGCTATCGTAACTTTCTTAGCAGTACTACTTTACCCGCTAAAAACACCAACACCTCTGATAACAATAATATTAATGTTCTCAATATTTTATATATTTTTTAGTCTAAAGCTAAATTTTAAACCTGTAAAAAGCTAA
- a CDS encoding OmpH/Skp family outer membrane protein, whose product MKKIALSICVLASAFTAVAYADTKIAVVNPVEIFNDSDLGSVSVKKLENDLKPDATKLKQEQENIMQKMKALQDNSATMTKSELDKKQQQIQQEQQNFAEKARILQQKEYMAKDKLSKKFQASFDKAVQIIAKQKKYNIVLTTQALAYVNNIDDISNQVIELMNKDSE is encoded by the coding sequence ATGAAAAAAATTGCTTTATCAATATGCGTTTTGGCAAGTGCATTTACCGCAGTAGCGTATGCAGACACTAAAATAGCTGTAGTTAATCCAGTTGAGATCTTCAATGATTCTGATTTAGGCTCTGTTAGCGTCAAAAAACTTGAAAATGATCTTAAGCCAGATGCTACTAAGCTTAAGCAAGAACAAGAAAATATTATGCAGAAGATGAAAGCTTTACAAGATAATTCTGCAACTATGACTAAAAGTGAATTAGATAAGAAACAGCAGCAAATCCAACAAGAACAACAAAACTTTGCTGAAAAAGCACGAATCTTGCAGCAAAAAGAGTATATGGCAAAAGATAAGCTATCAAAAAAATTTCAAGCTTCATTTGATAAGGCTGTACAGATAATTGCTAAGCAAAAAAAATATAACATAGTGCTTACAACACAGGCATTAGCTTATGTCAATAATATTGATGATATATCAAACCAAGTTATTGAATTGATGAATAAGGACTCTGAATAA
- the lpxD gene encoding UDP-3-O-(3-hydroxymyristoyl)glucosamine N-acyltransferase, with product MYTLDFLASKLDGEVKGNKSIEINKIATLSQAGEGDISFCTNPKYLKALSETKASAVLITEEALEYCNTNAIVLSNPYMALAKVMELFDKSPCPDGKIHSKAVVAVSAVIGENVTIGANAVIGENVIIGDNVCIGACATIDNGTKIGNDTFIKNNVSIAHDVVIGTGCIIHQNAVIGCDGFGNARDEDGSWTKIPQLGRVIIEDDVEIGSGTTVDRGAIDDTIIKKGARIDNLVQIAHNVVIGGNTAIASVTAVAGSTKIGDNCLIGGQSAITGHISICDNTIIGGASNIGKSITKPGMYYAAFEAKPRIQWGRFVAKLAKIDILITKVRQLEEKLNK from the coding sequence ATGTATACTTTAGATTTTCTAGCATCAAAGCTTGATGGTGAAGTCAAGGGCAATAAAAGTATCGAGATAAATAAGATTGCTACACTATCACAAGCTGGTGAAGGCGATATTTCTTTTTGTACTAACCCTAAGTATTTAAAGGCATTATCCGAGACAAAAGCATCAGCAGTTTTAATTACAGAAGAGGCATTAGAATACTGTAATACAAACGCAATAGTGTTATCAAATCCTTATATGGCTTTAGCAAAGGTTATGGAACTATTTGATAAATCCCCGTGTCCAGATGGTAAAATTCATAGTAAAGCTGTTGTAGCTGTAAGTGCTGTAATTGGTGAAAATGTCACTATAGGAGCTAATGCGGTTATTGGAGAAAATGTAATTATCGGTGATAATGTCTGCATAGGTGCCTGTGCAACTATTGATAATGGCACTAAAATAGGTAATGATACTTTTATTAAGAATAATGTATCTATTGCTCATGATGTTGTAATTGGTACTGGATGTATTATTCATCAAAATGCTGTAATTGGTTGTGACGGTTTTGGTAATGCAAGAGATGAAGATGGTAGTTGGACTAAGATTCCTCAACTAGGTAGAGTAATTATCGAAGATGATGTTGAGATTGGTTCAGGAACAACTGTTGATAGAGGGGCTATTGATGATACGATAATTAAAAAGGGTGCACGTATTGATAATTTAGTACAGATAGCTCATAATGTAGTTATCGGTGGAAATACCGCCATAGCTAGTGTTACAGCTGTTGCAGGTAGTACAAAGATTGGTGATAACTGTCTTATTGGAGGTCAGTCAGCTATAACTGGGCACATCAGTATTTGTGATAACACTATCATAGGTGGCGCATCTAATATTGGTAAGTCGATTACTAAGCCAGGAATGTACTATGCTGCGTTTGAAGCTAAACCTAGGATCCAATGGGGTAGGTTTGTGGCTAAACTAGCTAAGATTGATATTCTAATTACAAAAGTAAGACAACTAGAAGAAAAATTAAATAAGTAA
- the fabZ gene encoding 3-hydroxyacyl-ACP dehydratase FabZ — protein MSQFNENNKQIDVMGIRKILPHRYPFALLDKIVDWSIEDRTIVAQKNVTINEDFFNGHFPDFPVMPGVLIVEAMAQATAILGELMAETLFAHVVEKAGGGRRTFMLAGIDKVRVKKPVVPGDVLVIESRMVKQKNIICTAESVAKVGGQVVCSAELMAAYKDY, from the coding sequence ATGAGTCAGTTTAATGAAAATAATAAACAGATAGATGTAATGGGAATTAGAAAAATCTTACCTCATAGATATCCTTTTGCACTTTTGGATAAGATCGTTGATTGGAGTATTGAAGATAGAACTATTGTTGCACAAAAAAATGTCACTATAAATGAGGATTTTTTTAACGGGCACTTTCCTGATTTCCCAGTTATGCCTGGTGTATTAATAGTTGAAGCAATGGCCCAAGCAACAGCAATACTTGGTGAATTAATGGCAGAAACATTGTTTGCTCATGTGGTTGAGAAAGCTGGCGGTGGTAGAAGAACGTTTATGCTAGCTGGTATTGATAAGGTAAGGGTTAAAAAACCTGTTGTACCAGGTGATGTGTTAGTGATTGAGTCACGCATGGTAAAACAAAAAAATATCATTTGCACTGCAGAGTCAGTAGCGAAAGTTGGTGGACAAGTTGTTTGTTCAGCTGAATTAATGGCAGCATATAAGGACTATTAA
- the ppk2 gene encoding polyphosphate kinase 2 has product MKVLRQDERQKLFLENIFPYKHKIPRNVYEKQKHYLQIELLKFQKWVKENNKKVLVIFEGRDAAGKDGTIKRMMEHLNPRGAKVIALEKSSERERNQWYFQRYIEHLPSGGEIVLFDRSWYNRAGVERVMGFCTEREYFLFLEQAPQLEKMLVDSGTMIIKFWFSVSQKEQKNRFAARESHPLKQWKLSPIDKASLDKWDDYTEAKERMFIYTDKPYAPWVIVKSDDKKRARLNAIRYILNNAEYDNKDHEIAIPPDPLIVGTSSKIYK; this is encoded by the coding sequence ATGAAAGTTTTAAGACAAGATGAGCGCCAAAAGCTATTTTTAGAAAATATTTTTCCATATAAACATAAAATTCCACGCAATGTATATGAAAAACAAAAGCATTACCTACAAATAGAACTATTAAAATTTCAAAAGTGGGTAAAAGAAAATAATAAAAAAGTTCTAGTCATTTTTGAAGGGAGAGATGCCGCTGGTAAGGATGGAACTATAAAAAGAATGATGGAACATCTCAATCCACGTGGTGCTAAGGTAATTGCCCTAGAGAAATCATCAGAACGAGAGAGAAATCAATGGTACTTCCAAAGATACATAGAACACCTACCATCTGGGGGGGAAATAGTACTTTTTGATAGATCTTGGTATAATCGTGCTGGAGTTGAAAGAGTTATGGGGTTCTGTACTGAAAGGGAATATTTTTTATTCCTAGAACAGGCTCCTCAACTAGAAAAAATGCTAGTTGATAGTGGTACTATGATAATAAAGTTTTGGTTCTCAGTCAGCCAAAAGGAACAAAAAAATAGATTTGCTGCCAGAGAAAGTCACCCTTTAAAACAATGGAAACTTAGCCCAATAGATAAAGCGTCTTTAGATAAATGGGATGACTATACTGAAGCTAAAGAAAGAATGTTTATATATACGGACAAACCATATGCACCATGGGTAATCGTTAAATCTGATGATAAAAAACGCGCCCGACTAAATGCAATAAGATATATACTTAATAACGCTGAGTATGACAATAAAGATCATGAAATAGCAATCCCACCTGATCCTCTTATCGTAGGCACATCTTCAAAAATATATAAATAA
- a CDS encoding cell division protein ZipA C-terminal FtsZ-binding domain-containing protein: MTIILALVLVLVILIIIDLYRKSLRLKQVEILRNIEQSNTKELINQAKSFSEYAANIEDVQREYPLLRDGFLLLYFEAIEAIQIKDLAAFLKYYGVKYTDTKVFQKVNYKDVIFSILPDNQEQEFFSATDGTITGIIAVMNYRKLASIDYDVKTCYELMLDVLEDLAKYFHGTLMNEHKVRLTKKDKQNYLAAIL, encoded by the coding sequence ATGACAATAATACTGGCATTAGTTTTAGTTTTGGTGATATTGATCATAATAGATTTATATCGTAAAAGTTTGCGTCTAAAACAAGTAGAAATACTTAGAAATATTGAACAAAGTAATACTAAAGAGCTTATAAATCAAGCTAAAAGTTTCTCAGAATATGCTGCTAATATTGAAGATGTTCAGCGTGAATATCCTCTCTTAAGAGATGGTTTTTTACTACTTTACTTTGAAGCGATTGAAGCAATTCAAATAAAAGACTTAGCCGCATTTTTAAAGTACTATGGGGTGAAATATACTGATACCAAGGTTTTCCAAAAGGTTAATTATAAGGATGTTATATTTAGCATTTTACCTGATAACCAAGAGCAAGAGTTTTTTAGTGCTACGGATGGTACTATAACTGGTATTATCGCTGTAATGAATTATAGAAAACTTGCCAGTATCGATTATGATGTTAAAACATGCTATGAATTAATGCTAGATGTTTTAGAAGATTTAGCTAAGTATTTTCATGGTACGTTAATGAACGAGCATAAAGTTAGACTTACTAAAAAAGACAAACAAAACTATTTAGCGGCAATTTTATAA
- the dxr gene encoding 1-deoxy-D-xylulose-5-phosphate reductoisomerase, whose protein sequence is MFRRVKITILGATGSIGDSTLAVIRESNDFEVFALTAFSNIEKLAKLCQEFKPKFAVVPNLAKKEKLQSLVANVDILIAEQGLEKVSSLPEVDIVMSAIVGIAGLRPTFAAAKAGKKILLANKESLVTAGHLLVDEVIKNNAQLIPVDSEHNAIFQCIDNANKRYAKDIDQIILTASGGPFRDKQLHELIDVTHEQACAHPNWQMGRKISVDSSTMVNKALEVIEAYWLFGVIADKISVLIHPQSVIHSMVRYIDGSYLAHLGVQDMKTPIANALYYPLRGETQVAKLDFTKCELTFRNVCFERFEALKIVFENLQNKNYAANIVFNAANEELVAAFLDEKIKYLEIVEVNKKVTKELNFENPRNIEEVFEIDRKTREYVDSVLG, encoded by the coding sequence ATGTTTAGAAGAGTTAAGATTACCATACTAGGAGCTACAGGGTCAATAGGTGATAGCACTTTAGCTGTTATTAGAGAGAGTAATGATTTTGAAGTTTTTGCTTTAACAGCATTTAGTAATATTGAGAAACTGGCAAAGCTATGCCAAGAGTTTAAGCCTAAGTTTGCTGTAGTTCCCAATTTAGCAAAAAAAGAAAAGTTACAATCATTAGTTGCTAATGTTGATATTTTGATAGCAGAACAGGGGCTTGAGAAAGTATCCAGTTTGCCAGAGGTTGATATAGTTATGTCTGCTATAGTTGGTATTGCAGGGCTTAGGCCAACTTTTGCAGCAGCCAAAGCAGGTAAGAAAATTTTGCTTGCTAACAAAGAATCGTTAGTAACGGCAGGGCACTTATTGGTAGATGAGGTTATAAAAAATAATGCTCAACTTATACCTGTAGATAGTGAGCATAATGCAATATTCCAATGTATAGATAATGCTAATAAGCGATATGCCAAAGATATTGACCAAATAATTTTGACAGCATCTGGAGGACCTTTTAGAGATAAACAGTTGCATGAGCTAATTGATGTAACACATGAGCAGGCATGTGCTCATCCTAACTGGCAAATGGGACGCAAAATTTCTGTTGATTCATCAACAATGGTAAATAAAGCTCTAGAGGTTATCGAAGCATATTGGCTTTTTGGTGTCATAGCTGACAAAATAAGTGTTCTAATTCATCCTCAGAGTGTAATTCACTCAATGGTGAGATATATTGATGGTAGTTATTTGGCTCACTTAGGAGTACAAGATATGAAAACGCCTATAGCAAACGCCTTATACTATCCTCTTAGGGGTGAAACACAAGTCGCTAAGCTTGATTTTACAAAGTGTGAATTGACCTTTAGAAATGTATGTTTTGAAAGATTTGAAGCATTGAAGATTGTATTTGAGAACTTACAGAATAAAAATTATGCCGCTAATATAGTTTTTAATGCCGCTAATGAAGAACTGGTAGCAGCATTTTTAGATGAAAAGATTAAGTATTTAGAGATTGTAGAAGTAAATAAAAAAGTAACAAAAGAGTTAAATTTTGAGAATCCAAGAAATATAGAAGAAGTTTTTGAAATAGATAGAAAAACTCGTGAGTATGTGGATTCTGTTTTGGGGTAA